A genome region from Mastacembelus armatus chromosome 8, fMasArm1.2, whole genome shotgun sequence includes the following:
- the slc2a6 gene encoding solute carrier family 2, facilitated glucose transporter member 6, whose protein sequence is MDEETPLLNRRSTSAESKINNSRLFLAVFSAVLGNFNFGYSLVYSSPVLPKFKSPDADPLLRMDTEQAAWFGSIYTLGAAAGGLGAMLLNDMIGRKLSIMVSAVPSTIGYLLLGGAVNLWMLHVGRFLTGVAGGMTAASIPVYISEISHKAVRGALGSCPQITSVFGSLTLYALSLVVPWRWLAIAGEVPAVLMVVLLMFMPSSPRRLLSLGRVQKAEKALRWLRGSQYDTHSELSAIQHSINTQEKVTLSQLVTPVYYRPIIISVVMRFLQQMTGITPILVYLQPIFALSQVSLEPKYDAAIVGLVRLFSVLTAASLMDKAGRKALLYTSSMLMFLSTLTLTMVSHTTPCPPGPAPPNHTDYNTIGYSLEASHQSSAGLIPLISTMVFIFGYAMGWGPITWLLMSEVLPLVARGVASGLCVTVSWLTAFMLTHAFTHLVDSYGLYVPYLCFTVVCVLCLLFNAVCIPETRGRSLEEIENYFRTGRTFTIKRTQSTVQSS, encoded by the exons ATGGACGAAGAGACTCCACTGCTGAACAGAAGGTCAACATCAGCTGAATCAAAG ATCAATAACTCCAGGCTGTTCCTGGCAGTCTTCTCAGCCGTCCTGGGGAACTTTAACTTCGGTTACTCCCTGGTCTATTCGTCCCCTGTTCTGCCAAAGTTCAAGAGCCCTGATGCTGACCCCCTGCTGAGGATGGACACAGAGCAGGCCGCCTGGTTCGGCTCAATCTACACTCTGGGTGCAGCAGCCGGGGGGCTCGGGGCCATGCTGCTCAACGACATGATTGGACGGAAGCTGAGCATCATGGTGTCTGCAGTGCCGTCAACTATTGG GTACTTGCTGCTTGGAGGAGCTGTAAACCTGTGGATGCTTCATGTGGGGCGTTTCCTCACAGGTGTTGCTGGTGGGATGACAGCAGCATCGATTCCT GTTTACATCTCAGAGATCTCCCACAAAGCCGTGAGAGGAGCTCTGGGCTCTTGTCCTCAAATCACTTCTGTGTTTGGGTCCTTGACGCTCTATGCCCTGA GTCTGGTGGTACCATGGCGCTGGTTGGCCATAGCAGGAGAGGTGCCAGCTGTGCTGATGGTTGTGCTGCTGATGTTCATGCCCTCTTCCCCCAGGAGGCTTCTCTCTTTGGGCCGAGTGCAGAAGGCTGAGAAGGCCCTGCGCTGGCTGAGGGGAAGTCAGTACGACACCCACAGCGAGCTCAGTGCTATACAG CACAGCATcaacacacaggaaaaagtCACCTTATCCCAGCTGGTCACACCTGTCTACTACCGGCCAATCATCATCTCTGTGGTGATGCGTTTCCTGCAGCAGATGACGGGCATCACCCCCATCCTAGTCTACCTGCAGCCCATCTTTGCCCTGAGCCAAGTCTCCCTGGAGCCTAA GTACGATGCTGCCATTGTGGGTTTGGTTCGCCTCTTTTCTGTCCTCACAGCAGCCAGTCTGATGGACAAGGCGGGACGCAAAGCCCTGTTGTACACATCAAGCATGCTGATGTTCCTGTCCACGCTGACTCTGACCATGGTTTCCCACACCACACCCTGCCCTCCAGGCCCTGCTCCTCCAAACCACACAGACTATAACACCATCGGGTACAGTTTAGAGGCCAGCCACCAGAGTTCTGCAGGCCTCATTCCTCTCATCAGCACTATGGTTTTTATATTTG GATACGCCATGGGATGGGGCCCAATCACATGGCTGCTGATGTCAGAGGTGTTGCCCCTGGTGGCCAGAGGCGTGGCTTCAGGCCTTTGTGTCACTGTCAGCTGGTTAACCGCCTTCATGCTCACACACGCCTTCACACACCTGGTGGACAGCTACGGGCTTTATGTGCCCTACCTGTGTTTCACAGTCGTGTGTGTCCTCTGCCTGCTGTTCAACGCCGTGTGCATCCCAGAGACCCGCGGACGCTCGCTGGAAGAAATAGAGAACTATTTCAGGACAGGACGCACATTCACCATCAAGCGCACTCAGTCCACTGTGCAGTCGAGCTGA
- the ptx4 gene encoding pentraxin-4: protein MGNLRPGHWLLILVHILQLQIQPIKVQGNDPVSQKLRRLNEQFQQFRALTKARLDMLAMNQSRNSSQVLESRIQALNDHYHHMSQDLEHLKQSSTQEIEGLREWSRKLEKKNKRLEGRLALMERNLRENRRHAQKQKPDLSEEFFNLTLEFQSQEERLGALQVQRDELLVGLKGLQESLENQALRVTRLEERLSEVLQWNGGGSLRGSGRVGETLSSNITPQKYDNPHRRSQTHKGGRPGRILGGYTQPRAEGISQTNTDKPSQSKLYQYHATNQPKRPKAQKPRPQLDSHPQAQDQHPNHKTQFTDYLPQPDTYNPQSQVQIQAQTQPYPIHQEQLQSRQSESYNQSQIQPQVQQPSKPQFHSQFQVANPSRPTWPQPQSLVQTHSEPTKDRQNRTRVGGSQPQVSDFLSEPQSESYQPSTSRWKGEEEEDSDTKVKSAMIHNLLQLPVRHKIPAKPVPKKNANICNVDSMLIFPSASAENYVSFFLTLPDLPEFSVCLWLRVEASHVGTLLSYATHDNDNQVVLFGRNSSASSMSSSASSSSSDHSYSSSLVSPSSYKSASSPSLDFVIGDTVYRRLPVSSLLDAHWHHLCVLWSSIQGRFWYYNDRHLTSSGSNFRKGWEIPGGGSVVLGQEQDSVGGGFDPAEGFAGQMAGFRVWNRVLSPSEVKGVAEGRGVPRGVVLCMEDIKEVHGEVQQVACECLEHCV from the exons ATGGGCAACCTCAGGCCCGGACACTGGCTCCTGATCCTGGTTCACATACTTCAGCTGCAGATTCAGCCCATAAAAGTCCAGGGAAATGATCCAGTATCCCAGAAACTACGACGGCTCAATGAACAG TTCCAGCAGTTCCGGGCTCTGACCAAGGCCCGTTTGGACATGTTGGCCATGAACCAGAGCAGAAACTCCTCGCAGGTCCTGGAGAGTCGCATTCAGGCCCTGAATGACCATTACCATCACATGTCTCAGGACCTCGAGCACCTCAAGCAGAGCTCAACGCAGGAGATAGAAGGTCTCAG AGAGTGGAGTAGGAAGcttgagaagaaaaataaacgTCTGGAGGGTCGTCTGGCTTTGATGGAGAGGAACCTAAGGGAGAATCGCCGTCACGCCCAGAAACAGAAGCCTGATCTTAGTGAAGAATTCTTCAATCTAACTCTGGAGTTTCAGAGCCAAGAGGAACGGCTGGGTGCCCTTCAGGTCCAGCGTGACGAGCTGCTGGTGGGGCTAAAAGGGTTGCAGGAATCCCTGGAAAACCAGGCGCTGCGTGTGACTCGACTGGAGGAGCGACTCAGTGAGGTCCTGCAGTGGAATGGAGGGGGCAGCCTCAGAGGGTCAGGGAGGGTGGGAGAGACCCTCAGCTCTAACATCACACCTCAGAAATATGACAATCCACACAGGAGAAGCCAGACCCATAAAGGAGGGAGGCCTGGGAGGATTCTGGGTGGATATACCCAACCCAGAGCAGAAGGAATCAGTCAAACCAATACTGACAAGCCCTCACAGTCCAAGCTGTATCAATACCATGCAACAAACCAGCCTAAACGTCCAAAAGCCCAAAAGCCAAGACCTCAGCTAGACTCTCATCCACAGGCACAAGACCAGCATCCAAACCATAAAACCCAGTTCACAGATTACCTTCCCCAACCAGATACTTACAATCCCCAGTCACAGGTCCAGATTCAGGCCCAGACACAACCTTACCCAATCCACCAGGAGCAACTTCAGTCTCGGCAAAGTGAGTCTTATAATCAGTCCCAGATCCAGCCCCAGGTCCAACAACCATCCAAGCCTCAGTTTCATTCTCAATTCCAGGTAGCCAACCCCAGTCGTCCCACCTGGCCCCAGCCCCAGTCATTGGTTCAAACCCATTCTGAGCCcacaaaagacagacagaacaggACCAGAGTGGGGGGTTCCCAGCCACAGGTCTCAGATTTTCTCTCTGAACCCCAGTCTGAGTCTTATCAGCCCAGCACTAGCAGATGGAaaggtgaagaagaggaagatagTGACACGAAGGTGAAGTCTGCTATGATCCATAACTTACTCCAGCTTCCTGTGAGGCACAAGATCCCTGCTAAACCAGTTCCCAAAAAGAATGCAAACA TCTGTAATGTGGACTCCATGCTGATCTTTCCCTCGGCATCAGCGGAGAACTACGTCAGCTTCTTCTTGACTCTTCCTGACCTTCCTGaattttctgtgtgtctgtggctccGTGTGGAGGCCTCACACGTCGGCACACTGCTCTCCTACGCCACACATGACAATGACAACCAGGTAGTTCTGTTTGGACGAAACTCCTCTGCTTCATCTATGTCCTCGTCTgcttcttcctcatcctccGACCACTCTTACTCCTCTTCTCTGGTCTCACCGTCTTCCTACAAGTCTGCTTCCTCACCCTCCCTGGACTTTGTCATTGGAGATACTGTCTATCGCCGTCTTCCTGTGTCGTCACTACTGGACGCTCACTGGCACCACCTTTGTGTCCTCTGGTCCTCAATCCAGGGTCGTTTCTGGTACTATAATGACAGACACCTAACTTCTTCAGGATCCAACTTCAGGAAGGGCTGGGAGATTCCTGGAGGTGGATCAGTGGTACTGGGGCAGGAGCAGGACTCTGTTGGTGGAGGGTTTGACCCCGCTGAAGGTTTTGCTGGGCAGATGGCAGGGTTCAGGGTATGGAACCGGGTTCTGAGCCCATCAGAGGTGAAAGGGGTGGCAGAAGGGAGAGGTGTGCCCAGGGGAGTGGTGCTTTGCATGGAGGATATAAAGGAGGTACATGGGGAGGTGCAGCAGGTGGCGTGTGAATGTTTAGAGCACTGCGTGTGA
- the litafd gene encoding lITAF domain-containing protein: MSADGQKELPPYILPVEGQGDGVKVYHVHTPFTPPTTQSNTVSPVYTSGGGGLGSGAVSGGDGKRKFVSYETALGRSPGMTTCTSCQTQVMTNVTYKAGTYAWLMCLLFICCGLVLCCCLIPFFMKNFKDVYHTCPRCNKILHVEKKKCCK, encoded by the exons ATGAGTGCAGATGGACAGAAGGAGCTTCCTCCCTACATCTTACCAG TTGAAGGTCAGGGGGATGGAGTAAAGGTCTACCATGTCCACACCCCCTTCACTCCTCCCACCACACAGAGCAACACTGTCTCACCAG TGTACACAAGCGGAGGAGGCGGCTTGGGTTCAGGCGCCGTATCTGGTGGAGATGGCAAAAGGAAGTTTGTGAGCTATGAAACGGCGCTGGGCAGATCTCCTGGCATGACGACCTGCACTTCCTGCCAGACGCAGGTCATGACCAACGTCACCTACAAAGCAGGGACCTACGCCTGGCTGATGTGTCTACTCTTCATCTGCTGTGG gttagtgctgtgctgctgcctgATTCCATTCTTCATGAAAAACTTCAAGGATGTGTACCACACATGCCCCCGCTGCAACAAAATCCTGCACGTGGAGAAgaaaaaatgctgtaaatga